TCGACAAAATCAGCGGCAGCGTGCACTTTGCTCGGGTATTTGAATTGGTAAATATTCTTTTTAAATCCGACGGTATCGTCAGATTTGTAATATTTCAGCGTGTCCACGACAAGCATCTGATGAATTTTCGCCGTGTCGATTAACGCGGGATCAAAATAAATCAAAGCGACATCTCTTCCGTCAATGGAAGAAGTTTTGAAGCGAACAATTGCGCTGTCGCCGGAAATATGGCTCACCAGGTACGGCAGTTGTCGGCGCAGCATGAAATTTTCCGCGCCTACAATGCCAATCTCATAAATTGACAGATTTTTTAAGTCTTCATTTTCGAAGCCATTAAAAGGCTGATCGTAAGCGCCAAACATGCGCTGCTCGTAAAAAGAAACAGGCACCTTGGCCACGATTTTTCCGTCGCCCTTGCACTGAAAATCCATTTCATAAACATGTTTTTTGCCGCGAATTTTCCGCTCGATGTGTTTGGTCTCATCGATCTGTTTTTTGATCTCTGCCGCATTTGTACTGTCGCTGTCAAAGAAAATTCGCACCATTACCGGATCGCCATATTCGGACTCAAAACCAAAAACATGCAAATTATGATTAAAAACGCGAATCATATTCATGTGGTCCACGATGTCAAAAAGGTTGTCTATGCCGACTTCCCACACTGTCAGAGAATCAGGTTTATATCGCTTGAAAGTGCGCGTTTTGTAGCGCCGCGGACTAAAAAGCTCCTTACGAATACCAGCTTCCGATAGCTTGTTCGGATCGTAGTAAATGTTGACCGTGTGCGATTTGGCGTAAGTGTCCAGACCATAAATGCCTTTCTTGTCTTTTATCTTCCGATACAGCGCCATGGAAGAGCCATAACATTTGACATTTTTTAGTCCGGATTGGTGGAAAACCTGTAAATTTTCCATATTTTCAAAGCCGCCCCATCGTTTTTGCAGTGTGCGAAACTCGTAATGGTTGGACAAAATAAATCCCAACGCCATGAGCGCGACAACCATGATCGCCGGCAGCCAGACGAGTTTGTCGGAATGGTTCACCTTGATGGCCTTATCGACATCGCACGAGTAAACGCAATCAGTGCACAACATGCAGTCCGGATGATCCACTATTTCGTACTGGCAAACTTCAATGCCATGGGGACAGGCGGCAACGCATTTCATGCATTTTGTGCAGCCGTCGTGATCAACGGTAATTTTGGTGAAAGGAAGCGGTTTAAATTTAAACACGCCGACTTCCCACACAAAACCTAACAGCGAAATTGTGCCAAAGAGCCATATAATCGACAAATGGATGCCCAATTTAACTAAAATGAGATAAATGATGAATGGCACCAAGATCAAATAAAAATTGACAAAAAGATTAGTTGCTGCGCCTAACGGGCACAAATATTTGCACCAGAATTGTTTTATGAAAATAGAGCCCAAAATAGTCGCCAGCAAGGCAATGAGCGCCCAGGTGAAAACCACATCATGGCCAAACCCGGTGGCAACCGCATAATACGGATCAAATGTGCGGCAGAATAGCTCGCTTTTGGTAACCGTAGAATAAAGCACAATGAACAGCAAAATGTATTTTAACGAACGGAAGATTCGATCCAAAATTTTCGGTAAATCAAAATGCAAATGCAATAATTTGCCTAATTTACCCAGCCACTCTGTGATCAGTCCGATGGGACAAACATAGCTACAAAATAATTTTCCTATCGCCAACGCGCCCAGCACCAGCACAAACGCCATAAAAACGGCGCTCGCGGTCATGTTACACGCCATTGTATTTTGATAAACCATCGTGGCGTAAGACAAGATACCGCCGAACGGACAATATCGCTCAACATCAAAGCTCTTGACGATGACGAAAATGATCAAAGCTAAAATAATCAATTGCAAAATCAGACGAATATTTTTTTTCATCAGCAGACCCAATTTAAGTTTATATGCCTCTACACTTTTTAAAATTATGGCAAAGAAAGCGAACGATTAATGTCCGCGATCTTTGCCATAGCAATCTTGTCACAGGAACAATTTACTAAATTTGTCAGGCAAAACAAAACCACCTGAATTTGTGACTATTTTCCAACGATCAGAAATGCCGCCCTACTTCATCAGAATCATTTTGAGCGTTTTTGAGAATGAGTCAGTTTCCAGACGGTAGAAATAAATTCCGCTGGGCATATTTTGCGCGTTCCATGTCGCGCGATACGATCCCGCCTGACGCATTCCCTCCACAAGAGTCGCGACTTTCTGACCCAATGCGTTGTAAACAGACAGCTTGACATGACTTCGCGTTGGCAAAGCAAATGAAATGTCAGTCGTCGGATTGAACGGATTGGGAAAATTCTGACTTAACTGATAATTATTGACAACCGCGTTTTTCATCGCTTCAACGCCGGTGGACGCCAATTTTCTCAACACATATCCCCTATTCCCCGCCGCATAAAAATCGCCATTGGAGAGAAATTTTCCGCCGTACAAATAAACCATTTTACCAGCAACAGGGCTTGCTTCTTCGTTCCAGGTATCGCCGCCGTCTTCAGATTTCAGAATGACACCATTGTTTCCGCTCGCATAGCCGATATCGCCGTTAAATTCAATGCTGTAAAGATTCAGGCTTTTGTAAGTGATATTGGAATGAAAGACAGTTTTCCAGGTTGCGCCATAATCCGTGCTTTTAACGATCAACCCTTTGGAAGCGCCGCTTTGTGTGGCATCATAACCGGCGATGATCAAAGTGGAGTCGTTGAGCATCTCCATATCGTAGAAATAACATTTCGTGATGTCTGTCACGGGAATGGCGGTCCATGAAGCGGCTCCGTCAGTAGTTTTTTGGATTTGCTCTTCTTTGTAATCCAATGCATAGCCGGTTTGCCAGTCCGTAAATATGACGCGATACAGGCCTGTGCCAATTTTTTGCAATTTTTGCCAATTGTAGCCGCCATTTGTCGTTTTCCAGAGCGTGCCGCCGCTGTCGCCCATATAAGCAGTGTCGGCGTCAACAAATGAAATATCATGCGCATATTTTTTCAGGCCAGAATCAACGTTGAGTACCTCAAACCAGCTTTGCATATCATCATCGCTGAGTATCAAAGATTTGTAGCCCATCAAAAAAGCTTTCCCATTGCCAAAATAAGCATTTTTCAAATTGGGATGCACGCCGGGAATCGCCACCTGAGAAATTGTCAATTCATCGGGGCTGCCGTAAGAATACATACCGTCGGTCGCAACAAGGCAAAGTTTATCATTCTCATCAACAGCGACATTGGCGTAAGAATCAGCAGTCCAATTGACCAATGGCTCCCAATCAACCGGATTACCCGGCTTTGCGTGATAAACAACGTAACTTGACAAGGCAATTCCTTCATTTGCCGCGGAAAACCAGAGAGACTTAAAATTATTGCCGTTCGGGATACGAACCAATTCAAAAGAAGCGCCGCCATCAGCGCTGTAGTAGAGACGTCCTTCTTTCCCGCCGACAAAAATCTCATTTTCGTTCAAAGCAAAAACGGTCAACAAATAAGTAATGGATGCAATTTCTCTTTCTGGCGTTTCAATTTGCTGCCATATTGATGCACCGCCGTCAGTGGTCTTGTAGAGATAGCCGTAATAACCAGCGGCATAGCCCACGTTTTGACTGGCAAAAGTCATGTCGTAAATTCGACCCGATGTGCCGCCCTTAAAATTACCGGCGATTTCTGTCCAGGTCGCTCCGCCGTCTTCAGTGCGGAAGTAATCGCCTTTTGTTCCGCCAGCCACTGCGTGACCGTGCATGGCGTCAGTGAAGAAAATTTCGGACAATTTATAATCCATTTCTTCAACATCCTTGCGCGTCAAGTCGGATAAATTTTCCAATCTCAACACATAGCCCTTTTTCGGACTGCTGGTGCCGCCGCAAATCCAAACGTTTTGGCTGTTAGGACCCTGAACCCATTCAAATGTCACTTTAATGTAAGCAGTGTCGGACAGATCTGTCCACGATGCACCGGCGTCAGAAGAAGTGAAAATTGTGCCCTTGCTGCCAACAACGACAATCGTATCGCCCCAGGCAGCCATACGATAGGTGGAATACGACAATTCCTCGCCTGGATTCGCCGGGTCGATTCGCGACGGCAGGTCTGTTTTCTTTGTCCATGAAGTGGGCGGATATTGTGTGAACTCATAAAGAGATTGTCCGGCTAATAAATAACCGTGACCTTCTCCCACGACAACAACTTGATCAAGAAAATCATCAAAATCAAATTGCTTGAAAACTTCCCAATCGCCGGCAATTGAAACGATTGGCACTAACATGAGAAGAAATAATAGCAGCGCTGAGATTGTAGCTAATTTCTTCATTTCAAAACCTCCAACATTTAGTCAATAAATGAAAAGTGAGTTAGTTTGGCTTGTTTTCTTTTTAAATACAGCACTCAGACGAATAATTTCAGACGAATAATTTATCTTGCCTGTTGTCATCCGTGCAAAAGTTGACTAAATCCCCTGAACTCTTTTCTAAAGTATTTGCGTTACCTGGAAAATAAAAAAGAAGTTTTCTCTTTTTAAAGCGCCATTTTTGGGCGTCAGTTTTTGGTAGTATCCGGCGAAATCCAGCAGCAAGCCTCTGAAAGTGAATCCAATCCCGCCGCTGAGTTGCCGCACAGAAATTCCTTTCATGCTGAGGTGGTATTCAGGAATAATCTCGCCGGCGACTAATCCGCTACGCAGCCATAAATTTTTCTTTAAAAAATATTCAATGCCGCAATGCAATCTTTCTGCATTTACATCGCGTTTCCACTGGTAATGCTGATAATAGTTGTGTTTTTCTTCTTTGTAGTTTTCAAAATAATATTCTGCGCCTAATTTCAACGGACAATTTTCTCGGTCGAAGCCAATGCCAATGCCTAATTCTTTATTTCCCCCGTTCATCTCTTCGAAAATAGTCTGATAGCGCGGCGTGCGTGCCCAGGAATCCCAGTCGTTCCACGAAAATGAGGCGCCAAAGAACACTGGCAAACTTTCTAAATGCCATTTTCCGATAAAATCAAAGAAACGCCCTGTCTTTTGCACGCTTCCGTAATCGTCGATGTCCCTTCTTCCCTCAGATGTATTTTCGGAAATCTGGCGGTTTTGCAGGAAAATTCCCCCTTTGGCAGAAATTGTGATAGCGCTGTTTAGCGGAAAAATTAATTGCGCCTCAGAAGCATAGCCTTGATCGCCAATTTTTCTGTTGTAAGTGGAGACTTTATCATTTTTGACCAGCAGGCTATCGCCGAAATATTTGTAAATAATCGGATAATCGAGAAGAAATGCTTTTGTCGCATTAAGGCGATATTGCTCAGTAAAAGGTCTGAAAACAAGCCCCAGAGTCATTTTCCATGGCAAATTTATCATCGCCCCGATGTCGCCGTGAATCATTCTGCCGTCAACTTTCGTCTTGCTGGGCTCGCGTTTTAGCCCGTCCTGCAACCGATAGCGGATGCGCGCTCCGATTGAAAAAAATGAAGTTAACCGTCGGCCATATTCGAAACCTAACTGAGGACCATAGTAATCAAACGTTCCTGTCGTCGTATCGATGGAAGTAAAATTGTCATGGTAAGGTTCGTATTCGAGCGCCCGATAAACGTCGCGCAAATCCTCGGTGTAATATTGAATGTAGCCCCGAAAAGCGGATTTTTTGTCAGCCATTGACTTGAAGGCTTCAGCTTGCAAATGCAACTGAAATCGAGACGCAGGATCCATCTGACGTCGAAAATCCCCTTGGCGATAATCCGACCAACTCATTGCCCTCATCCACTCTCCGCATTGGTCAAATACAATGCCGGCAGGATTTTTTCCGAAATCATAAATTGAAATTTGATTCGTTTCGTCCTCAAAGCTCAAGTTGCAAGAGCCCAAGGAAGATAGACGCAGTTGATTTTCTTGTGCCGAAACAGTGACGGCGAGGATGAGGATAAATATAATGACAAAAGAAGTTATTTGTTTCACACTGATTCCCTTGCTGCATTCTATGAATTTTGATTTGATTCCGGTAAATTAAAATTCTATTGATACCCAGGTGTCGGATGATCTAAAATTGTGAAATCGACGGTGCTGTTATTTGTATCAAATCCCGGTCTTATTCTCTGAATAGACATACCGCTGTACTTGGTCATCACTTTGTCCGGAGCGACTCCGGCAGCCCCTTTGTCAATTCTCTCTTCAACGCTATGAATGTGATCTTTGTTACTGGAATATTCGACGCCGTCAATTATTGTGTCAATGTCTATTCCGTCCCAATACACGCTATCTTCGCCGCTGGCAAGCAAAAGAATATCGCCGGACAAATTCAGCATAAAGTCAGTTGTCGTCTCTCTCCCGTGTTCGCCGGTAATAATATTCACATAGTCAGGAATATCCGGATTGTTCGGATCACGGAAAAAATACGGATTGTAAAATTCATAGTCCGCATCGGACAGATCGATGCTGGTAGAAATAATTTCCCGGTGATCAATGGCGTCGCCGGCGACAACGGCAAACTCTCCCGGCGCTAACGGATAATTTCTGCTGATTCCCGGCACGCCAGGCAATTTAAATGCATAAACAAAACAACGGTGTTCTGTGCCGTCAGAAGTGTCAAAATAAAAATAATCTATTGCGCCGTCACCATCGTTGTCCTTTCCCGCCAGACTGTAGCCACCGCCGCGAATTAAAATTGTCCCGTCAAGATAAACTGTGTCCGCCCCGCCATTGTACAATTCAACGAATTGATCATAAAAATAAAATTCATTGTTCACTGGCCCGGCGTAGTAAATTTCATTAATTTTCAATCCGGCGGTATTCAATCGCATCCGAACGGTGAGCGTCTCTTGCTTGCCGGATTCAAGGGAAATTTTCTCGCTTCCCAGGTAACCAACTTTTTCGTCGATGGATTTTGACGCTTTTACCGTGTATTCAGACGAAGACAAACCGCTGAAATTCGTCTGTCCCAATGAATCGGTGAGTTGCCGGCTGCCAACCTCTCCGAGATGAGAGGTCAAAAAAACATCGGCTTCAGGAACGGGATTCCCGCTGTCATCTAAAATTATTACCTCCAAAATACCATTACCCTCATAAGTCGTTGGTTTTTTCAAGCCGCAATTCAGAACAATGATTACAAAAAATAATGCCATCGATTGCAGAAATAGTTGACGCATTTTCTCCTCTCTTCAAAAAGTAAAATTTCCAAAAAATATATTAATATGAATGACCAGTTGAAAATTTTTACGTAAAATAGCAATGGAAAACAATAAAAGCCTTACGGCTTAATGCCGAAACTGGGACGGAATTAAGGCGTCAGCCTTTTAAAAACATGTAGTTAACACCAAATGTTCAATTTTAACTGGTCATTCGTACTATTAATATCCGGGCGTGGGGTGTTTCAAAATAATGAAATCCACAACGCCGTTATTAGTGTCAAAACCAGGATGTATTCGTTCGATAGATTCGCCGCTAAATTTGGGAATGACTTCGTCCGGCATAATTCCGGCAATTCCCCGGTCAATTCGCGCGTCAATCCGGGGCAACAAATCTTTGTTATTTGCGTACTCAACTCCGTCAATAATTGTATCCAAATCTATCCCGTCCCAATAGACGCTGTCCGTTCCGCTTGCCAGCAAAACAATATCTGTCTCAACGCTCAAAGATAAGTCGCGAGGAGTCAGCCAGCTATGTTCACCGGTAATCATGCAAACATAGTCCGGAACATCCGGATTGTTAGGATCTCGCGGATCGAATTTTGTGTAAAATTCAAAATCAGCGTGAGAAAGATCAATGCTTGTCGTTTGATTTTGTCTGTGGTCGATAGCGTCAACAGCCAGCACGACAAACGCCGCCGGCGCCACAGGGTATGTGGTACCGCCCGGCGTGCCGGAGAGGCGAAACGCATTTACAAAACACGCGTAGTGTCGATCTGTAACCGCATTGTAGTACAAAAAATCGAGATCGCCGTCATTATCGTTATCTTTTCCCGCGAATTCACTTGCCCCGCCTCTGATTATGATTGTCCCATCAAGATAAGCGGTGTCATCAGAAGCATTGTACAGTTCGATAAATTGATCCTGATAATATCCTTCGTCGTTCACCGGTCCGGCGTAATAAATCTCGTTAATTTTTAAACCCGGAGAATTCAGCCGCATGGTCACAGAGATTGCTTTTTCCTCGCCGGTTTCCAGAAAAATCTGGTCGCTGCCAACGTACCAGGCAGATTCATTCACGGATTTCATTGCCTTCACTGTGTATTTGGACGAAGGCAAATCAGTAAAAATCGTTATTCCTCTTGAATCAGAGAATTGCGCTTTGCTGAGCTGCCCGTTAAATGACACGCAAACGACTTCCGCCTCTCCCACAGTCTGCCCGGCGTCGTCGAAAGTTGTGACTTTTAGCTTTCCCTCGCCTTCTATCGCCGTCGGCTTTTTTTGTCCGCACGAGAAAAATAATAAAAGAACAATTGCCAGGGACAAAAATCTGTACATTTTTTCAAACCATTAATTAAGTTCTTCGCAAAAAAGAACGCTGCGAAAATTATCACAACTGCGCGTCACGAAATTTCAAAACCGACTCCGCAATCGTCGCTGCTAACTTCTTCTGAAATGTCGCATCACTCAGCCGGGAGCAGTCCTGCTCGTTGCTCATGTAACCCAGTCCCAGATAAACCACTGGTGCTTTGACCAATTTCAGAATGGAAAAATTTGCTTTTCCGCCCATGCGATTGGTTTGCCGCGCAGTCCGATTGAACTCTTTGCTAAAAATACTGTCCATCACTGCCGCATTTTTATAGCTATTCAAAAAAGTGTCAATTCCCTTGGTTTCGGCAGCGCGGGAACTATTGCTGTGCAGAGAAATCACCAAATTGGGATTTTTCCGATTGATGAATAAAATTCTGTCATTCAGCCGCACAAATTTGTCTTCCGATCTGGTGAGGATGACGTTTATTTTCTCTTTTGCCAGAATTTTCTCACACTGCCTGGCAACTTCGAGGACAACGTCCTTTTCCTTTATCCCGTTGAAACCAACCGCGCCGGGATCAGAGCCGCCATGTCCGGCATCAATGATGACCATAAATGGCTGAGCAGCTTGTTTGGTTGGCGATTCTTGCTGACAAAATGAAAATGCCAGAATTGCGGCAATTAAAAAAATCATTGAAAAGCGGCTCATGACCTCTCCTTTTTTGAAAATATCAGCATCGAAAATCAAAAATCAAATTTTGTCGAAAATTCAAATCCCCAGAAGATCGAGTTGTTTCTCGTCAAATAGACCTTTCTGCCCCAGACGCCTGTTTCCGGGTAATATTGTTGCAGCCACGGCGCCTCGTAAACGCCGCGATCGTCAAGAAAATTATTCACGTACAGCGAGATTTCCGATTTCCACCACAAAGATTTTGACAAGCGAAAATTGAAAACCCAGTTATTGGGATAATTGTACAAATAATTCGCCCAGAGGCCCTTCTCATAAGGATTGTTGCTCTTGCTCTGATACAGCGGAATTTGCTGGGCGATGAATTGAAACCAGAGCCCCAATCCTTTTGCTCGATATTCGAGCCGATAGTCGATGATCACTTTTTTGTGCCAACTGTCTTTTGTATCCCGCCAGACAGGATCGCGGCTGTCAAAAATACCATCTCCGTCGGTGTCGATAGGATCGGGATTGGAAGTGTAGGAAAGCGTTTGTGTTCCCGATCGAGTGTAGCGGTAATTGCCGACGATAGTCAGCGCCAGACTGCGAAAAGATTTTGTGCGAAAAGTGACTTCAACTCCCGCCTGCTCCTTCCAGCCGATATTCTCATATCTGGAGTAAGTCGGCACCCAAAAAGTGTCCGGATTTATTTCGTAAAAAAACGGATAAGAGTGCCTTTTGGGCTCGTTGTCCCGCCAGAGATTGTAAGCCTCAACCGAAAGCGAAGCGACTTCGCCAAATTTCTGATCGACCCCCAATTTCAATTCTTTGACATAATAGCCCTTCAAATTAAAATTGGATTGATCATAGGAATAGTAATTCAATTTGTACAGCTCGGACTCACGGGGCTTAAAAATATAGGTCATCGACGGAATTTTTGCGGATAGGCCATAACCGCCGCGAAGCTGCGTATGAGTGCCAAGATAGATCATCCAACCTAATCGAGGCGACAAAAATGATCCGTGCTGACAGTCAATATAATTATCGAAAAGAAGATGGTTCGACCAATTGATTTTTCTCGGCTTGAACAGGTCGTAACGCAATCCAAGCACAAGAGTGTATTCTTTCCACAATCTTCCTGTGATTCTGTCCTCGCCGTAAAGTGAAATTTGCGTCATACCAGGCACTTCGTCGAACGAGTAAGATCGTTTCGGTGAATCTTGGCCATAGTAGTTGCGCGTCGTGTCGATATAAAGCCCTTTGCCAAAATTATTATCGTACTGAAACTGAATTCCGGCCATCAACTCATGCACAGAGCCGGACAAAATCTTTTTTCTGGTTGCCTCAAACCTGCCGCCAATAGAAACTTCGTCCCCAATCATGCGCAGCTCACCCATGTAAGCGCGGGGATCAGCTTCCACAAGCCGGGATCTGTAAGTATTTTGACGCTTGTAATGAAAATAGAGATTGCTGTTGTACTTTAGCAGATTATTGGGAACGTAATCTCCCCACCAGTCAGTGTTTATTGTGTACCCGCGATTGTACGAAGAGGTTCGCCGAATATCGGTTGGTTTCTCTTCGTCGAGCAGTCTGGTAACGAACAATTTCCATTTGAGCGGCATTTTCCCGTCCAAAAATTTCCGCGAAACAATCAGGCTGCCGTTGATGCGATGAAATTCGTCACCCTCTTTTCGCAGTTCCCGTTCGCTGTAGCCGTAATTGAGATTGAGGTTGTACACATAATTCCCTATTCGATAGCCGGCGCCGAAATTGGCTTCGGAAGTATTGGGATTGCTTTTTATTTTCAGCCGCGGGCTCATGATTCCGGAATAAGTTTTTACTTTGATGATTCCCGATGTCAGATCGCCGTATCTGGCCGAAGGTACGCCGCGAATCACTTCGATTGATTCGATATTGTCCGCCGGGATGAGCCGCAAATCTATTCCCTGACCCGCGCTGCTGGTGACGGTTCCGCTGGCAGACATCTGCATGTTGGCGTTGTTGGAAAGCGGCGCGCCGTCGAGAATAATTTTCGTACCAAAAGTACCGAGCGCATCATTGGAAGAACCGCGCACATTAGCGTGAATGGCTCTGTCCAGTCCCAATCGGTTTGTTTTTTCCAGCCCGGGTACCATTTCCAAAACATCGCCCAAATTTGTCGCCTGCAAATTTTCGATTTCACCGGAAGAAATTCTGGTCGTGGCAGTGTATTCCCTTGGCAACAAATCCCTTTTTGCCTCGACTTTAATGCCGCCAATTTCAAACACGTCTTCCGCAGCGCTGGACTGCGGAAGGTAGATTTTGATTTTTTTCTCTCCCTGCGACGGGACAACGATCTGCTTCAAATATCTGGGATAAGTAGCAAGCACGCATTCGAGCATGTAGGTTCCCGCCGGTAAGCCGCGAATGACAAATTTTCCGTCTTGATCGGCAAAGGTCACTTTCTTGGTTTTCTGAACCTTGATTAGTGTGCCCGACAGCGGAGTATGCGTTTCCATATCGTAAACTGCGCCGCGAACAACTGCCTTTTTTTGCGCAAAAAGAAGGGAAAAGGAGAGTAAAACGAGAATTAAAGCGATGAAATAAATAAATTTCAACTTGTCATATTTCAACGATTGTCGCATGGTTTGCTTTAATTTTCCCCTGTTTTTTTTGAAATTAATATTGATTTGCAGGTTGGTTATTAAGAAAAAATAACGTATATTAAAACATACAAATATTTACATAAAAATCAAGTAGTTTTTTGTAAAAAATAAAAAAACTCATGGCGTCAATGAATGATTCGCACCAACCAACAAGCGAGTTCTGGTTTTGCGAGCCTCGCTTTTGATGGCATCCTGTTCATTTTTATCAGAGATAATTTCTTTGCAAAAGTTAATTATTTTCTCGCGTTGGTAAGAATAAACAAACCAACCCAGCGCTTCAATGATTGCTTTTCGCAAATTGGTATCGAGCGCTTTTTCTTGCGCCACAGCAATCAACTCAGGCACTGCTTCATGGAAGCGATAATTGCGAAAAAAACGAGCAGCGCTGATTCTTTTCCGCAGAGGTAACTTCTCGTTTTTTATTTTGGGTAAATATTCCTTTCGAACATCCCTTGAGCGAAGAATAGAAGTTGTTTTTAGCAATTTGCTAATTTCGTCTTCGGAGAATCGATCAGAAAACTTCTTCGTGTATTTCTCAACGTCCTCTTTTAGGATGAGTATTTTTGACAACGCTGTTTTGGCGCTGAAAACCACTCTCTCCGAAGGATCAGACAACGCCGCAACTATTAACGGCGACACAAATTTCTTCCTGCCAATGTCCCCCATCAATACGACACTCTTTCTCCGAATGAATTCAAAAGGATCATGGATTGATTGCAGCAATAAATTTCGCAATTGCACGCTTCTCGTCTGTGCCACCGCACGCAAAGCTTCAGCGCGCACAACAAAAGATTCATCGTGGTGGTAAATCTCAAGAAATTTGTCAAGATACTTTTGGTCTTTCTTCTGGCTCAATTTGAAAACTGCCAGGCTTCGTAGAGGAACGTCCGGAGAGCGCAATAACTTTTCCCAATCGGAAACGCTGCCGCATGCTTGGAGCAAAGAGTTGATTTGGTTGTTTTGCTCACCGTAAAATTGAAACGTCGGATCTCCCAAAATCTGCGATTCCAGGTACGGATTCATTCGGTGAACTAATCCGACTCTCGCTCCCATGCCGATCAAACCTAAAAATTCATCTGCCCAGATGTCTTGCAGAACATTCACGCTGTTGGCAATGGCAACAAGCATCTCCCCTTTGTTGAAAAGATATTCCCCTGCCAGATACGAATTTTTGAAAAATGCGCCATTGAAACATTCATCAAAAACAATCATGTTCGATCGCGGAGAAATTTTTCTCACATCTTTGCTGTAAATGTCC
The genomic region above belongs to Calditrichota bacterium and contains:
- a CDS encoding DUF4876 domain-containing protein — its product is MYRFLSLAIVLLLFFSCGQKKPTAIEGEGKLKVTTFDDAGQTVGEAEVVCVSFNGQLSKAQFSDSRGITIFTDLPSSKYTVKAMKSVNESAWYVGSDQIFLETGEEKAISVTMRLNSPGLKINEIYYAGPVNDEGYYQDQFIELYNASDDTAYLDGTIIIRGGASEFAGKDNDNDGDLDFLYYNAVTDRHYACFVNAFRLSGTPGGTTYPVAPAAFVVLAVDAIDHRQNQTTSIDLSHADFEFYTKFDPRDPNNPDVPDYVCMITGEHSWLTPRDLSLSVETDIVLLASGTDSVYWDGIDLDTIIDGVEYANNKDLLPRIDARIDRGIAGIMPDEVIPKFSGESIERIHPGFDTNNGVVDFIILKHPTPGY
- a CDS encoding T9SS type A sorting domain-containing protein: MKKLATISALLLFLLMLVPIVSIAGDWEVFKQFDFDDFLDQVVVVGEGHGYLLAGQSLYEFTQYPPTSWTKKTDLPSRIDPANPGEELSYSTYRMAAWGDTIVVVGSKGTIFTSSDAGASWTDLSDTAYIKVTFEWVQGPNSQNVWICGGTSSPKKGYVLRLENLSDLTRKDVEEMDYKLSEIFFTDAMHGHAVAGGTKGDYFRTEDGGATWTEIAGNFKGGTSGRIYDMTFASQNVGYAAGYYGYLYKTTDGGASIWQQIETPEREIASITYLLTVFALNENEIFVGGKEGRLYYSADGGASFELVRIPNGNNFKSLWFSAANEGIALSSYVVYHAKPGNPVDWEPLVNWTADSYANVAVDENDKLCLVATDGMYSYGSPDELTISQVAIPGVHPNLKNAYFGNGKAFLMGYKSLILSDDDMQSWFEVLNVDSGLKKYAHDISFVDADTAYMGDSGGTLWKTTNGGYNWQKLQKIGTGLYRVIFTDWQTGYALDYKEEQIQKTTDGAASWTAIPVTDITKCYFYDMEMLNDSTLIIAGYDATQSGASKGLIVKSTDYGATWKTVFHSNITYKSLNLYSIEFNGDIGYASGNNGVILKSEDGGDTWNEEASPVAGKMVYLYGGKFLSNGDFYAAGNRGYVLRKLASTGVEAMKNAVVNNYQLSQNFPNPFNPTTDISFALPTRSHVKLSVYNALGQKVATLVEGMRQAGSYRATWNAQNMPSGIYFYRLETDSFSKTLKMILMK
- a CDS encoding DUF4876 domain-containing protein, which gives rise to MRQLFLQSMALFFVIIVLNCGLKKPTTYEGNGILEVIILDDSGNPVPEADVFLTSHLGEVGSRQLTDSLGQTNFSGLSSSEYTVKASKSIDEKVGYLGSEKISLESGKQETLTVRMRLNTAGLKINEIYYAGPVNNEFYFYDQFVELYNGGADTVYLDGTILIRGGGYSLAGKDNDGDGAIDYFYFDTSDGTEHRCFVYAFKLPGVPGISRNYPLAPGEFAVVAGDAIDHREIISTSIDLSDADYEFYNPYFFRDPNNPDIPDYVNIITGEHGRETTTDFMLNLSGDILLLASGEDSVYWDGIDIDTIIDGVEYSSNKDHIHSVEERIDKGAAGVAPDKVMTKYSGMSIQRIRPGFDTNNSTVDFTILDHPTPGYQ
- a CDS encoding N-acetylmuramoyl-L-alanine amidase, translating into MSRFSMIFLIAAILAFSFCQQESPTKQAAQPFMVIIDAGHGGSDPGAVGFNGIKEKDVVLEVARQCEKILAKEKINVILTRSEDKFVRLNDRILFINRKNPNLVISLHSNSSRAAETKGIDTFLNSYKNAAVMDSIFSKEFNRTARQTNRMGGKANFSILKLVKAPVVYLGLGYMSNEQDCSRLSDATFQKKLAATIAESVLKFRDAQL
- a CDS encoding 4Fe-4S binding protein, with amino-acid sequence MKKNIRLILQLIILALIIFVIVKSFDVERYCPFGGILSYATMVYQNTMACNMTASAVFMAFVLVLGALAIGKLFCSYVCPIGLITEWLGKLGKLLHLHFDLPKILDRIFRSLKYILLFIVLYSTVTKSELFCRTFDPYYAVATGFGHDVVFTWALIALLATILGSIFIKQFWCKYLCPLGAATNLFVNFYLILVPFIIYLILVKLGIHLSIIWLFGTISLLGFVWEVGVFKFKPLPFTKITVDHDGCTKCMKCVAACPHGIEVCQYEIVDHPDCMLCTDCVYSCDVDKAIKVNHSDKLVWLPAIMVVALMALGFILSNHYEFRTLQKRWGGFENMENLQVFHQSGLKNVKCYGSSMALYRKIKDKKGIYGLDTYAKSHTVNIYYDPNKLSEAGIRKELFSPRRYKTRTFKRYKPDSLTVWEVGIDNLFDIVDHMNMIRVFNHNLHVFGFESEYGDPVMVRIFFDSDSTNAAEIKKQIDETKHIERKIRGKKHVYEMDFQCKGDGKIVAKVPVSFYEQRMFGAYDQPFNGFENEDLKNLSIYEIGIVGAENFMLRRQLPYLVSHISGDSAIVRFKTSSIDGRDVALIYFDPALIDTAKIHQMLVVDTLKYYKSDDTVGFKKNIYQFKYPSKVHAAADFVDPVAIAKEYQFSE